In Sphingomonas sp. Leaf357, a single genomic region encodes these proteins:
- a CDS encoding patatin-like phospholipase family protein: MAEEMRIGLALSGGGARAIAFHLGCMRALHDQNLLDRISVVSAVSGGSVIAAMWAYQDTTFPEFEQRVLRLLRGGLVWGIARQTFASPETPRIALAVLTAGGAAAAGGLVRLAVRILGLVRLRTPRLTALSDASSAPVRRFASRTTAFQRMLASKLFADRTLDHVAREGLKVVINATELRTGTAFRFGSEASGTWRLGVLREPATVARAVAASAAFPALLPALDLQLDFELRGQAASHRVILTDGGVYDNLGISCMLPNKSGQFSTNAHPVEFIIACDAGPGMPAGAARPFGWATRMLSSVETMHRRLQTQMYDLLHRMVANGEIEGFLLPYLGQIDGRLPLRPPDLVPRDAVVDYPTDFNPMSAANIELLAGRGEQLTRLLIEQHAPHL, translated from the coding sequence ATGGCTGAGGAGATGCGGATCGGCCTCGCGCTCTCGGGCGGGGGGGCGCGCGCGATCGCGTTCCACCTCGGCTGCATGCGCGCGCTCCACGACCAGAACCTGCTCGACCGGATCTCCGTCGTGTCCGCGGTGTCAGGCGGCAGCGTGATCGCCGCGATGTGGGCCTACCAGGACACGACCTTCCCCGAGTTCGAGCAACGCGTCCTGCGACTCCTCCGCGGCGGGCTCGTCTGGGGCATCGCACGCCAGACGTTCGCATCGCCGGAGACGCCCAGGATCGCGCTCGCCGTGCTGACGGCCGGCGGCGCCGCAGCCGCCGGCGGCCTCGTAAGGCTCGCGGTGCGGATACTCGGACTGGTCAGGCTGCGGACGCCGCGCCTGACCGCGCTGTCCGACGCCTCCTCCGCGCCCGTCCGCCGGTTCGCGAGCCGGACGACGGCGTTCCAGCGCATGCTCGCCAGCAAGCTGTTCGCGGACCGCACGCTCGACCACGTCGCGCGCGAAGGCCTGAAGGTCGTGATCAACGCGACGGAGCTGAGGACCGGCACCGCCTTCCGGTTCGGGTCGGAGGCGTCGGGCACATGGCGGCTCGGCGTCCTTCGCGAGCCGGCGACCGTCGCGCGGGCCGTCGCGGCGTCGGCCGCGTTCCCCGCACTGCTGCCCGCGCTCGACCTGCAGCTGGACTTCGAACTGCGCGGCCAGGCCGCCAGCCACCGCGTCATCCTCACCGACGGCGGAGTGTACGACAACCTCGGCATCTCGTGCATGCTGCCGAACAAGTCGGGTCAGTTCAGCACCAACGCGCACCCGGTCGAATTTATCATCGCCTGCGACGCGGGTCCCGGCATGCCGGCCGGCGCGGCCCGCCCGTTCGGCTGGGCGACGCGCATGCTGTCGTCAGTGGAGACGATGCACCGCCGGCTGCAGACCCAGATGTACGATCTGCTGCACAGAATGGTCGCGAACGGCGAGATCGAGGGCTTCCTGCTGCCCTACCTCGGCCAGATCGACGGACGGCTGCCGCTGCGGCCGCCGGACCTCGTGCCCCGCGACGCGGTCGTGGACTACCCGACAGACTTCAACCCGATGTCTGCGGCCAACATAGAGCTGCTGGCGGGCCGCGGCGAGCAGCTGACGCGGCTGCTGATCGAGCAGCATGCGCCGCACCTATAG
- a CDS encoding efflux transporter outer membrane subunit, producing MRHTPLTLTLSVALILGGCDLAPKYVRPALPVPPTLPASTSDASTVIPADIAWRDFFTDPKLQKLIDLSLANNRDLRIAVANVAQARALFGARKADLFPTIAGSAGASFQKQSEAQIANQGGGSASGAIPRRIDTYSADIGVSAWEIDLFARLRNQSKEAFETYLASEEARNAAQVLLISEVATAYLTLSADQNAVAIAMATARSIQATVDLTTTRFTVGTVSELDVRQARTNYDNARADVARRTTIVAQDRNALQLLLGAPLPTDLLPAGLSAAGATIPNLPVGLSSEVLLRRPDIAEAEHKLRGANANIGAARAAFFPKISLTAMLGTLGTALSGLFGGGNGTWSVQPQASVPIFDFGKNKANLRYSKASRDVALAQYEKAIQTAFREVADALAQRANIGAQLAAQTSSQDNAAAASRLSDVRYRTGIDPFLTVLDAQRTLYAAQQSVVTTRLTEQSNMVELYRSLGGGLH from the coding sequence ATGCGCCACACACCCCTGACCCTCACTTTGTCCGTCGCGCTGATCCTCGGCGGATGCGATCTCGCGCCAAAATATGTGCGGCCCGCTTTGCCGGTGCCGCCGACGCTGCCGGCCAGCACATCCGACGCGAGCACGGTCATACCGGCCGACATTGCGTGGCGCGACTTCTTCACCGACCCGAAGCTGCAAAAGCTGATCGACCTGTCGCTTGCCAATAATCGCGACTTGCGCATCGCGGTCGCGAACGTGGCGCAGGCTCGCGCCCTGTTCGGCGCGCGCAAGGCCGATCTGTTCCCGACCATCGCTGGCAGCGCCGGCGCAAGCTTCCAGAAGCAATCGGAGGCGCAAATCGCCAATCAGGGCGGCGGTTCAGCGAGCGGTGCGATCCCGCGTCGGATCGATACCTATTCGGCCGATATCGGCGTCTCGGCGTGGGAAATCGATCTGTTCGCGCGGCTGCGCAACCAGAGCAAGGAAGCGTTCGAGACCTATCTGGCCAGCGAAGAAGCGCGCAACGCCGCCCAAGTGCTGCTGATCAGCGAGGTCGCCACCGCCTATCTCACGCTCAGTGCCGACCAGAACGCGGTGGCGATCGCCATGGCGACCGCCAGGAGCATTCAGGCCACCGTCGACCTGACCACCACCCGCTTCACGGTCGGCACCGTCAGCGAACTCGACGTGCGCCAGGCGCGGACCAATTACGACAACGCCCGCGCCGATGTCGCGCGGCGCACGACGATCGTCGCGCAGGACCGGAATGCGCTCCAGCTGCTGCTCGGTGCTCCCCTCCCCACTGACCTGCTCCCCGCCGGGCTATCCGCGGCGGGGGCGACGATTCCCAACCTGCCGGTCGGCTTGTCGTCGGAGGTACTGTTGCGCCGCCCCGACATCGCCGAGGCCGAGCACAAATTGCGCGGCGCCAACGCCAATATCGGTGCGGCCCGCGCAGCGTTTTTCCCGAAGATCAGCCTGACTGCGATGCTCGGCACGCTCGGCACCGCGCTGTCGGGACTGTTCGGTGGCGGCAACGGCACCTGGTCGGTCCAGCCGCAGGCGAGCGTGCCGATCTTCGATTTCGGCAAGAATAAGGCGAACCTGCGCTACTCCAAGGCGTCGCGCGACGTGGCGTTGGCGCAGTATGAAAAAGCGATCCAGACCGCGTTCCGCGAAGTCGCCGACGCGCTCGCCCAACGCGCCAACATCGGCGCTCAACTTGCTGCTCAAACGTCGTCGCAAGATAATGCCGCCGCGGCCTCGCGCTTGTCCGATGTCCGGTACCGTACCGGGATTGATCCGTTTCTTACGGTGCTTGACGCACAGCGCACGCTGTATGCCGCGCAACAGTCGGTGGTGACGACGCGGCTGACCGAACAATCGAACATGGTCGAACTCTACCGCTCACTCGGCGGTGGGCTGCACTGA
- a CDS encoding ThiF family adenylyltransferase, protein MTLSRGQELARDQLAEIADRSAGALELLREPTLSESGLLRIYFAVATRGYRRPGGLVLRDRERMLLLVGTDFPFKPPTLWFSHRRFAGTPHVQWGHHVCLYQSVEAEWRPADGMYGLIERIDEWLAAAGAGTLDPDDAPLHPPVAYTEASTTVVIRADAPATDGALWVGRADLRTIGATRRDLVGWASMADWDATPVDGTPAVAILLDRPLPSEYPTNVNDLFTSIEEAGVSFRTVWSALRLSSVLVPGGEPGHVVLGAPMRRRAAGEPLRQHLTVWQLDADALATVRAYVLNDDDAELRGQVAKWMVHSKVGWCTVLEDRPEIVNRRDRGALVEAVAGRRVALLGCGALGSAVAETLVRAGVSRLRLLDSGIVRPGILVRQRFTDDDVGAGKAARLKARLDGLGLGCEIDVRQENLSTGVLAKVAELEPELVIDATASRAVAHRLETELDDGRLGCPLITISVSASAEHGSVAVRMPDCPGGPLAVERQAKLAALARDRTQPLVQAFWPDEPRKELFLPEPGCSSPTFTGSAADIDHHAGGLLNVGLRRAAELAPDAASMDLAAPPWSAMPAGGARLLSYRLDGIETTVERVRRYRTFTTKAARTGMATEIRRVGRVKSSKCETGGLLFGEIDDSHEHIWIDSVSGPPPDSELSPERFLCGTAGTRALARRRLEGSGGSSRFIGLWHTHPVSRGRPSDEDMAAMVQLLHLQPHPPRQVAMLIIGFAERRPDPNLYLFHRDDFRFTRIDELPYDIGDG, encoded by the coding sequence GTGACACTAAGCCGCGGGCAGGAGCTCGCGCGCGACCAGCTGGCCGAGATCGCGGACCGGTCGGCGGGTGCGCTCGAGCTCCTCCGCGAACCCACGCTCAGCGAGAGCGGGCTGCTGCGCATCTACTTCGCGGTCGCCACGCGCGGCTACCGCCGCCCCGGCGGGCTCGTGTTGCGCGACCGCGAGCGGATGCTGCTGCTAGTCGGCACCGACTTCCCGTTCAAGCCGCCGACGCTCTGGTTCTCGCACCGCCGCTTCGCGGGCACGCCGCACGTCCAGTGGGGCCACCATGTGTGCCTCTACCAGTCTGTCGAGGCCGAATGGCGGCCGGCGGACGGGATGTACGGCCTCATAGAGAGGATCGACGAATGGCTTGCGGCGGCCGGCGCCGGCACGCTCGATCCGGACGACGCGCCCCTGCATCCGCCCGTGGCCTACACAGAGGCGTCGACGACGGTCGTGATCCGCGCAGACGCCCCGGCCACGGACGGCGCTTTGTGGGTGGGCCGCGCGGACCTGAGGACGATCGGCGCGACGCGCCGCGACCTCGTGGGCTGGGCGTCGATGGCAGACTGGGACGCGACGCCCGTAGACGGCACGCCGGCGGTCGCCATCCTCCTCGACCGGCCGCTGCCTTCCGAATACCCAACCAACGTCAACGACCTCTTCACTTCGATAGAGGAGGCGGGTGTCTCGTTCCGCACGGTCTGGTCGGCGCTCCGCTTGTCGTCCGTCCTGGTGCCGGGCGGCGAGCCAGGCCACGTCGTTCTCGGCGCGCCGATGCGGCGCCGCGCGGCGGGCGAGCCGCTGCGCCAGCACCTGACCGTCTGGCAACTCGACGCCGACGCCCTGGCGACGGTCCGCGCGTACGTGCTGAACGACGACGACGCGGAACTCAGGGGCCAGGTCGCGAAGTGGATGGTCCACTCGAAGGTCGGCTGGTGCACGGTGCTGGAGGACCGTCCGGAGATCGTGAACCGGCGCGACCGCGGAGCGCTCGTCGAGGCGGTGGCGGGCCGACGGGTCGCGCTGCTCGGATGCGGCGCGCTCGGCTCGGCGGTGGCGGAGACGCTCGTGCGCGCCGGCGTCTCACGGCTGCGGCTGCTGGACAGCGGCATCGTCCGGCCCGGCATACTCGTCAGGCAGCGGTTCACCGACGACGACGTCGGCGCGGGCAAGGCCGCGCGGCTCAAGGCCCGCCTGGACGGACTGGGCCTCGGCTGCGAGATCGACGTCCGGCAGGAGAACCTCAGCACAGGCGTGCTCGCAAAGGTGGCCGAACTGGAGCCGGAACTGGTGATCGACGCGACCGCGTCGCGCGCGGTCGCGCACCGCCTGGAGACCGAGCTCGACGATGGACGACTCGGATGCCCGCTGATCACCATTTCGGTGAGCGCGTCCGCAGAGCACGGCTCGGTCGCGGTCAGGATGCCGGACTGCCCGGGCGGCCCGCTCGCGGTTGAGCGGCAGGCCAAGCTGGCGGCGCTGGCCCGAGACCGCACACAGCCGCTCGTGCAGGCCTTCTGGCCGGACGAGCCCCGGAAGGAGCTGTTCCTGCCCGAGCCCGGCTGCTCCAGCCCAACCTTCACGGGGTCGGCCGCCGACATCGACCACCACGCCGGCGGACTGCTCAACGTCGGCCTGCGCCGCGCCGCCGAACTCGCGCCCGACGCGGCCAGCATGGACCTCGCGGCGCCGCCGTGGTCGGCGATGCCCGCCGGAGGGGCGCGCCTGCTGAGCTATCGGCTGGACGGCATTGAGACGACGGTCGAGCGCGTCCGCAGGTACCGTACGTTCACGACCAAGGCCGCCCGGACCGGGATGGCCACGGAGATCCGCCGGGTCGGCCGGGTGAAGTCGAGCAAGTGCGAGACGGGCGGGCTGCTGTTCGGCGAGATCGACGACAGCCACGAACACATCTGGATCGACTCCGTGAGCGGCCCGCCGCCCGACAGCGAGCTAAGCCCCGAGCGCTTCCTGTGCGGCACCGCCGGCACGAGGGCGCTGGCCAGGCGCCGGCTCGAGGGGTCGGGCGGCTCCAGCCGCTTCATCGGCCTCTGGCACACCCACCCAGTGTCCCGCGGCCGGCCGAGCGACGAGGACATGGCCGCCATGGTGCAGCTCCTGCACCTCCAGCCCCATCCGCCGAGGCAGGTCGCGATGCTGATCATCGGCTTCGCCGAACGGCGTCCCGACCCGAACCTGTACCTGTTCCACCGCGACGACTTCCGCTTCACGCGGATCGACGAACTGCCCTACGACATCGGCGATGGCTGA
- a CDS encoding hemerythrin domain-containing protein translates to MADDKDNRGARDQATVSKSETYEVDYFATKHGLTRQNAQALIDRVGSSREALEAAVGDGAKVAPNRKRATAKSAAGASTPSSPKRKTAAASSNRSTSKGASKSVLEAAGDAAAPILAALDSASQPVVKSVAPVVKTVAATPRKVAKVVNRRASSARKTAAAAPKAAAKRAGAAVEGAKSAVTGRIASIVGAAAAGVVTGLAVNLGRKIVVQSPSALAGDWLDAVKVEHKLALGLFDKLQATGSEDTGKRTVLLTQLKHALGKHAFTEENVIYPALRAWGDKADADKLNHDHGYVKQNLYDLEEMDNASPNFLEMVASFRAELEAHIREEEDMIFPPLHAALGKERNAHITVLANKEGFKLA, encoded by the coding sequence ATGGCGGACGACAAGGATAATCGCGGCGCGCGCGACCAGGCGACAGTGTCGAAAAGCGAAACTTACGAGGTCGATTACTTCGCAACGAAGCATGGGCTCACTCGTCAGAATGCGCAGGCGCTGATCGACCGTGTCGGGAGCAGCCGGGAGGCTTTGGAAGCTGCGGTCGGCGACGGCGCTAAGGTCGCTCCGAACCGCAAGCGTGCGACTGCCAAATCCGCTGCCGGCGCATCGACCCCCTCGTCCCCGAAGCGCAAAACTGCCGCGGCCTCGTCGAACAGATCAACCTCGAAGGGCGCTTCGAAATCGGTTCTGGAGGCGGCGGGCGACGCCGCAGCCCCTATCTTAGCAGCTCTAGACAGCGCATCACAGCCGGTGGTTAAGTCGGTCGCGCCCGTGGTGAAAACCGTGGCTGCTACACCGCGCAAGGTGGCCAAAGTCGTCAACCGCCGAGCGTCGTCGGCTCGAAAGACAGCTGCCGCCGCCCCCAAGGCGGCCGCAAAGCGCGCCGGTGCCGCAGTTGAGGGGGCTAAGTCAGCAGTGACCGGCCGGATCGCTTCGATCGTCGGTGCGGCGGCCGCCGGTGTCGTTACAGGACTTGCCGTAAACCTAGGGCGTAAGATTGTCGTGCAGTCGCCCAGCGCGCTTGCCGGCGATTGGCTGGACGCCGTCAAAGTCGAACACAAGCTTGCGTTGGGCCTGTTTGACAAGCTGCAGGCGACAGGCAGTGAAGACACTGGCAAGCGCACCGTCCTTCTGACCCAGCTAAAGCACGCACTCGGCAAACACGCTTTCACGGAGGAAAATGTGATCTACCCAGCGCTTCGTGCGTGGGGCGACAAGGCCGATGCCGACAAGCTCAATCACGACCACGGCTATGTGAAGCAAAATCTCTACGACCTTGAGGAAATGGATAATGCTTCGCCCAACTTCCTCGAAATGGTCGCCTCTTTCCGCGCCGAGCTAGAGGCACACATCCGTGAGGAGGAGGACATGATCTTTCCGCCCCTCCATGCGGCGCTTGGCAAAGAACGTAACGCCCACATCACGGTGCTTGCGAACAAGGAGGGCTTCAAGCTAGCCTGA